The following coding sequences are from one Apteryx mantelli isolate bAptMan1 chromosome 36, bAptMan1.hap1, whole genome shotgun sequence window:
- the PNPLA6 gene encoding patatin-like phospholipase domain-containing protein 6 isoform X6 yields MGQSESEPQEETEDALLTAALPKLFAEEQLQTGAVLGAMLGLGLVVVLVAAAIAVLVRRLRLKKVPAQETPKYRFRKRDKMLFYGRKIMRKVSQSTSSLVDTTISSTSRPRMKKKLKMLNIAKKFLRIKKELPTLQLKEPPPSVLEADLTEFDVANSHLPSEVLYMLKNVRVLGHFEKPLFLELCKHMIFQQFQQGEYVFRPGQPDTSIYVLQDGKLELFLTEPDGKETVMKEVFPGDSVHSLLSILDVITGHQRPYRTVCARAAEDSTVLRLPVEAFSAVFEKYPESLVRVVQIIMVRLQRVTFLALHNYLGLTNELFSHEMQPLRLFAQPSHATRTSPVRHGKRVLSAAAVADEGRESAARTPEAARDLADPLKAGALDPPAPPLLSRCISMPVDISGIQKGPRSDFDMAYERGRISVSLQEDSTGALASFSRSISHEPKERKSVTVEEQPSGVYHYNYCEDETVSGDCPFGPYQGRQSSAIFEAAKRELVKLMKVEDPSLLNNRVLLHHAKAGTIIARQGDQDVSLHFVLWGCLHVYQRMIDKAEDVCLFLTQPGEMVGQLAVLTGEPLIFTIKANRDCTFLKISKSDFYEIMREQPSVVLSVAHTVAARMSPFVRQMDFAIDWMAVEAGRALYRQGDKSDCTYIVLNGRLRSVIQKGSGKKELIGEYGRGDLIGVVEALTRQPRATTVHAVRDTELAKLPEGTLNNIKRRYPQVVTRLIHLLSQKILGNLQQLRGPFAGSSLGMASSSEPTNPTSNLSTVAVLPVCDDVPTAAFTLELKHALNAIGPTLLLTSDIIRARLGSSALDSIHEYRLSGWLAQQEDIHRIVLYQTDCTLTPWTVRCIRQADCILIVGLGEQEPALGELEQMLENTAVRALKQLILLHREDGASPCRTVEWLNMRSWCSGHLHIKCPRRVFSRRSPAKLREMYEKVFEKNADRHSDFSRLARVLTGNTIALVLGGGGARGCSHIGVIKAMEEAGIPIDMIGGTSIGSFIGALYAEERSAVRTKQRAREWAKCMNSVFETVLDLTYPITSMFSGSAFNASINKVFQDKQIEDLWLPYFNVTTDITASAMRVHTDADIARNMGAKTVIAIDVGSQDETDLCNYGDSLSGWWLLWKRLNPWAEKVKVPDMAEIQSRLAYVSCVRQLEVVKSSSYCEYIRPPIDRFKTMDFGKFDEIYDVGYQHGKVVFDGWSRGDIIEKMVKDRRSADFYESKRMDVLTCPSAGFTDLAEIVSRIEPAKSYLSDGYADEESDYLTEYEEEGPEVVRGEEEAFAPAEWPGASETEDEKSLRHRLSPAREPSAPQA; encoded by the exons GACGCGTTGCTGACGGCCGCGTTGCCCAAGCTGTTCGCCGAGGAGCAGCTGCAGACCGGCGCG GTGCTGGGGGCGATGCTGGGGCTCGGCCTCGTCGTGGTCCTCGTCGCCGCCGCCATCGCGGTGCTGGTCCGCAGGCTGCGCCTCAAGA AGGTGCCGGCTCAGGAGACGCCCAAATACCGTTTCCGCAAGCGGGACAAGATGCTCTTCTACGGGCGCAAGATCATGCGCAAG GTCTCCCAGTCCACCTCGTCCTTGGTGGACACCACCATTTCCAGCACCTCCCGCCCTCGCATGAAGAAGAAGCTCAAGATGCTGAATATCGCTAAAAA GTTCCTGCGCATCAAGAAGGAGCTGCCGACGCTGCAGCTGAAGGAGCCTCCGCCCTCCGTGCTGGAAGCCGACCTGACCGAGTTCGACGTGGCTAATTCCCACCTGCCCTCCGAAGTGCTCTACATGCTGAAGAACGTGCG GGTGCTGGGTCACTTCGAGAAGCCGTTGTTTCTGGAGCTTTGCAAACACATGATCTTCCAGCAATTCCAACAGGGAGAATACGTCTTCCGGCCCGGGCAGCCCGACACCAGCATTTACGTGCTGCAGGATGGCAAGTTGGAGCTTTTCCTGACGGAGCCG GACGGGAAGGAGACGGTCATGAAGGAGGTATTCCCGGGCGACAGCGTGCACAGCCTGCTCAGCATCCTCGACGTCATCACG GGGCACCAGCGGCCTTACCGGACGGTGTGCGCCCGGGCGGCGGAGGACTCCACCGTGCTGCGGCTGCCCGTCGAGGCTTTCTCGGCCGTCTTCGAGAAATACCCCGAGAGCCTGGTGCGGGTGGTGCAG ATCATCATGGTGCGCCTGCAGCGCGTCACCTTCCTGGCCCTGCACAACTACCTGGGGCTCACCAACGAGCTCTTCAGCCAC GAGATGCAgccgctgcggctcttcgctcAGCCCAGCCACGCGACCCGCACCAGCCCCGTGCGCCACGGCAAGCGGGTCCTgagcgccgccgccgtcgccgatGAGGGCAGGGAGAGCGCGGCCAGGACGCCGGAGGCGGCCAGGGACCTGG CCGACCCGCTGAAGGCAGGAGCCCTGGACCCCCCCGCGCCACCATTGCTGAGCCGCTGCATCTCGATGCCGGTGGATATCTCCG GCATCCAAAAAGGTCCCCGTTCCGACTTCGACATGGCCTACGAGCGCGGCCGCATCTCGGTGTCGCTGCAGGAGGACAGCACCGGCGCCCTCGCCTCCTTCTCCCGG TCCATCTCCCACGAGCCCAAGGAGCGCAAGTCGGTGACGGTGGAGGAGCAGCCATCGGGCGTCTACCACTACAACTACTGCGAGGATGAGACGGTGAGCGGCGACTGTCCCTTCGGGCCCTACCAGGGCCGTCAGAGCAGTGCCATCTTCGAGGCGGCGAAGCGGGAGCTGGTGAAGCTCATGAAGGTGGAG GACCCGTCACTGCTCAACAACCGCGTCTTGCTCCATCACGCTAAGGCCGGGACGATCATCGCCCGTCAAGGGGACCAG GACGTGAGCCTCCACTTCGTGCTCTGGGGCTGCCTGCACGTCTACCAGCGGATGATCGACAAGGCGGAGGACGTGTGCCTCTTCCTGACGCAGCCCGGCGAGATGGTGGGCCAGCTGGCCGTGCTCACCGGCGAGCCCCTCATCTTCACCATCAAGGCCAACCGCGACTGCACCTTCCTCAAGATCTCCAAGTCGGACTTCTACGA GATCATGCGGGAGCAGCCCAGCGTGGTGCTGAGTGTCGCCCACACGGTGGCCGCCCGCATGTCGCCCTTCGTGCGCCAGATGGACTTCGCCATCGACTGGATGGCGGTGGAGGCCGGGCGCGCGCTCTACAG gCAGGGCGACAAGTCGGACTGCACCTACATCGTGCTCAACGGGCGCCTCCGCTCCGTCATCCAGAAGGGCAGCGGCAAGAAGGAGCTCATCGGCGAGTACGGCCGCGGGGACCTCATCGGCGTG GTGGAAGCCCTCACCCGGCAGCCCCGAGCCACCACGGTCCACGCTGTCCGGGACACGGAGCTGGCCAAGCTGCCCGAGGGGACCCTGAACAACATCAAGCGCAGATACCCCCAG GTCGTCACCCGCCTCATCCACCTGCTGAGCCAGAAGATCCTGGGGAACCTGCAGCAGCTCCGGGGCCCCTTCGCAG GCTCCAGCTTGGGCATGGCCTCCAGCTCGGAGCCCACCAACCCCACCAGCAACCTGTCGACGGTGGCGGTGCTGCCGGTGTGCGACGACGTGCCCACGGCCGCCTTCACCCTGGAGCTCAAGCACGCGCTCAACGCCATCG GTCCTACGCTGCTCCTCACCAGCGATATCATCCGCGCCCGGCTTGGCTCATCGGCACTAGACAG CATCCACGAATACCGCCTGTCGGGCTGGCTGGCCCAGCAAGAAGACATCCACCGCATCGTGCTCTACCAAACCGACTGCACCCTGACGCCCTGGACCGTGCGCTGCATCCGGCAGGCGGACTGCATCCTCATCGTGGGGCTGGGAGAGCAGGAGCCGGCGCTGGGAGAG CTGGAGCAGATGCTGGAGAACACGGCCGTGCGCGCCCTGAAGCAGCTGATCCTGCTGCACCGCGAGGACGGCGCCAGCCCTTGCCGCACCGTCGAGTGGCTCAACATGCGCAGCTGGTGCTCTGGCCACCTGCACATCAAGTGTCCCCGGCGCGTCTtctcccgccgcagccccgccaaGCTG AGGGAGATGTACGAGAAAGTGTTTGAGAAAAACGCCGATCGGCACAGCGACTTCTCCCGCCTGGCGCGGGTGCTCACCGGCAACACCATCGCCCTGGTCCTGGGTGGAGGCGGCGCCAG GGGCTGCTCTCACATCGGGGTGATCAAGGCCATGGAGGAGGCGGGCATCCCCATCGACATGATCGGCGGCACCTCCATCGGCTCCTTCATCGGCGCGCTCTACGCCGAGGAGCGCAGCGCCGTGCGCACCAAGCAGCGGGCCCGCGAGTGGGCCAAG TGCATGAATTCAGTGTTCGAGACCGTCCTGGACCTCACCTATCCCATCACCTCCATGTTTTCGGGCTCGGCCTTCAACGCCAGCATCAATAAGGTTTTCCAGGATAAGCAGATCGAG GACCTGTGGCTGCCCTACTTCAACGTGACGACCGACATCACGGCCTCAGCCATGCGGGTGCACACGGACG CCGACATCGCCCGCAACATGGGCGCCAAGACGGTGATCGCCATCGACGTGGGCAGCCAGGACGAGACGGACCTGTGCAACTACGGCGACAGCCTCTCGGGTTGGTGGCTCCTCTGGAAACGCCTCAACCCTTGGGCCGAAAAAGTCAAG GTCCCCGACATGGCCGAGATCCAGTCGCGCCTGGCCTACGTGTCGTGCGTGCGGCAGCTGGAGGTGGTCAAGTCCAGCTCCTACTGCGAGTACATCCGGCCCCCCATCGACCGCTTCAAGACCATGGATTTCGGCAAGTTCGACGAGATCTAT GACGTGGGCTACCAGCACGGCAAGGTGGTCTTTGACGGCTGGAGCCGCGGCGACATCATCGAGAAGATGGTGAAGGACCGGCGCTCGGCCGACTTCTACGAGAGCAAGCGCATGGAC GTGCTGACGTGCCCCAGCGCCGGCTTCACGGACCTGGCGGAGATCGTGTCCCGCATCGAGCCCGCCAAGAGCTACCTGTCGGACGGTTACGCAGACG AGGAGTCCGACTACCTCACCGAGTACGAGGAAGAGGGGCCGGAGGTGGTGCGGGGCGAGGAGGAGGCCTTCGCCCCGGCCGAGTGGCCCGGGGCCTCCGAGACG GAGGACGAGAAGAGCCTGCGGCACCGGCTGAGCCCAGCACGGGAACCCTCCGCTCCCCAAGCCTGA
- the PNPLA6 gene encoding patatin-like phospholipase domain-containing protein 6 isoform X2, giving the protein MGQSESEPQEETEDALLTAALPKLFAEEQLQTGAVLGAMLGLGLVVVLVAAAIAVLVRRLRLKKVPAQETPKYRFRKRDKMLFYGRKIMRKVSQSTSSLVDTTISSTSRPRMKKKLKMLNIAKKFLRIKKELPTLQLKEPPPSVLEADLTEFDVANSHLPSEVLYMLKNVRVLGHFEKPLFLELCKHMIFQQFQQGEYVFRPGQPDTSIYVLQDGKLELFLTEPDGKETVMKEVFPGDSVHSLLSILDVITGHQRPYRTVCARAAEDSTVLRLPVEAFSAVFEKYPESLVRVVQIIMVRLQRVTFLALHNYLGLTNELFSHEMQPLRLFAQPSHATRTSPVRHGKRVLSAAAVADEGRESAARTPEAARDLADPLKAGALDPPAPPLLSRCISMPVDISGIQKGPRSDFDMAYERGRISVSLQEDSTGALASFSRSISHEPKERKSVTVEEQPSGVYHYNYCEDETDPSLLNNRVLLHHAKAGTIIARQGDQDVSLHFVLWGCLHVYQRMIDKAEDVCLFLTQPGEMVGQLAVLTGEPLIFTIKANRDCTFLKISKSDFYEIMREQPSVVLSVAHTVAARMSPFVRQMDFAIDWMAVEAGRALYRQGDKSDCTYIVLNGRLRSVIQKGSGKKELIGEYGRGDLIGVVEALTRQPRATTVHAVRDTELAKLPEGTLNNIKRRYPQVVTRLIHLLSQKILGNLQQLRGPFAGSSLGMASSSEPTNPTSNLSTVAVLPVCDDVPTAAFTLELKHALNAIGPTLLLTSDIIRARLGSSALDSIHEYRLSGWLAQQEDIHRIVLYQTDCTLTPWTVRCIRQADCILIVGLGEQEPALGELEQMLENTAVRALKQLILLHREDGASPCRTVEWLNMRSWCSGHLHIKCPRRVFSRRSPAKLREMYEKVFEKNADRHSDFSRLARVLTGNTIALVLGGGGARGCSHIGVIKAMEEAGIPIDMIGGTSIGSFIGALYAEERSAVRTKQRAREWAKCMNSVFETVLDLTYPITSMFSGSAFNASINKVFQDKQIEDLWLPYFNVTTDITASAMRVHTDGSVWRYVRASASYTPYLPPLCDPKDGHWLVDGCYVNNVPGSLWRYVRASMTLSGYLPPLCDPKDGNLLMDGGYINNLPADIARNMGAKTVIAIDVGSQDETDLCNYGDSLSGWWLLWKRLNPWAEKVKVPDMAEIQSRLAYVSCVRQLEVVKSSSYCEYIRPPIDRFKTMDFGKFDEIYDVGYQHGKVVFDGWSRGDIIEKMVKDRRSADFYESKRMDVLTCPSAGFTDLAEIVSRIEPAKSYLSDGYADEESDYLTEYEEEGPEVVRGEEEAFAPAEWPGASETEDEKSLRHRLSPAREPSAPQA; this is encoded by the exons GACGCGTTGCTGACGGCCGCGTTGCCCAAGCTGTTCGCCGAGGAGCAGCTGCAGACCGGCGCG GTGCTGGGGGCGATGCTGGGGCTCGGCCTCGTCGTGGTCCTCGTCGCCGCCGCCATCGCGGTGCTGGTCCGCAGGCTGCGCCTCAAGA AGGTGCCGGCTCAGGAGACGCCCAAATACCGTTTCCGCAAGCGGGACAAGATGCTCTTCTACGGGCGCAAGATCATGCGCAAG GTCTCCCAGTCCACCTCGTCCTTGGTGGACACCACCATTTCCAGCACCTCCCGCCCTCGCATGAAGAAGAAGCTCAAGATGCTGAATATCGCTAAAAA GTTCCTGCGCATCAAGAAGGAGCTGCCGACGCTGCAGCTGAAGGAGCCTCCGCCCTCCGTGCTGGAAGCCGACCTGACCGAGTTCGACGTGGCTAATTCCCACCTGCCCTCCGAAGTGCTCTACATGCTGAAGAACGTGCG GGTGCTGGGTCACTTCGAGAAGCCGTTGTTTCTGGAGCTTTGCAAACACATGATCTTCCAGCAATTCCAACAGGGAGAATACGTCTTCCGGCCCGGGCAGCCCGACACCAGCATTTACGTGCTGCAGGATGGCAAGTTGGAGCTTTTCCTGACGGAGCCG GACGGGAAGGAGACGGTCATGAAGGAGGTATTCCCGGGCGACAGCGTGCACAGCCTGCTCAGCATCCTCGACGTCATCACG GGGCACCAGCGGCCTTACCGGACGGTGTGCGCCCGGGCGGCGGAGGACTCCACCGTGCTGCGGCTGCCCGTCGAGGCTTTCTCGGCCGTCTTCGAGAAATACCCCGAGAGCCTGGTGCGGGTGGTGCAG ATCATCATGGTGCGCCTGCAGCGCGTCACCTTCCTGGCCCTGCACAACTACCTGGGGCTCACCAACGAGCTCTTCAGCCAC GAGATGCAgccgctgcggctcttcgctcAGCCCAGCCACGCGACCCGCACCAGCCCCGTGCGCCACGGCAAGCGGGTCCTgagcgccgccgccgtcgccgatGAGGGCAGGGAGAGCGCGGCCAGGACGCCGGAGGCGGCCAGGGACCTGG CCGACCCGCTGAAGGCAGGAGCCCTGGACCCCCCCGCGCCACCATTGCTGAGCCGCTGCATCTCGATGCCGGTGGATATCTCCG GCATCCAAAAAGGTCCCCGTTCCGACTTCGACATGGCCTACGAGCGCGGCCGCATCTCGGTGTCGCTGCAGGAGGACAGCACCGGCGCCCTCGCCTCCTTCTCCCGG TCCATCTCCCACGAGCCCAAGGAGCGCAAGTCGGTGACGGTGGAGGAGCAGCCATCGGGCGTCTACCACTACAACTACTGCGAGGATGAGACG GACCCGTCACTGCTCAACAACCGCGTCTTGCTCCATCACGCTAAGGCCGGGACGATCATCGCCCGTCAAGGGGACCAG GACGTGAGCCTCCACTTCGTGCTCTGGGGCTGCCTGCACGTCTACCAGCGGATGATCGACAAGGCGGAGGACGTGTGCCTCTTCCTGACGCAGCCCGGCGAGATGGTGGGCCAGCTGGCCGTGCTCACCGGCGAGCCCCTCATCTTCACCATCAAGGCCAACCGCGACTGCACCTTCCTCAAGATCTCCAAGTCGGACTTCTACGA GATCATGCGGGAGCAGCCCAGCGTGGTGCTGAGTGTCGCCCACACGGTGGCCGCCCGCATGTCGCCCTTCGTGCGCCAGATGGACTTCGCCATCGACTGGATGGCGGTGGAGGCCGGGCGCGCGCTCTACAG gCAGGGCGACAAGTCGGACTGCACCTACATCGTGCTCAACGGGCGCCTCCGCTCCGTCATCCAGAAGGGCAGCGGCAAGAAGGAGCTCATCGGCGAGTACGGCCGCGGGGACCTCATCGGCGTG GTGGAAGCCCTCACCCGGCAGCCCCGAGCCACCACGGTCCACGCTGTCCGGGACACGGAGCTGGCCAAGCTGCCCGAGGGGACCCTGAACAACATCAAGCGCAGATACCCCCAG GTCGTCACCCGCCTCATCCACCTGCTGAGCCAGAAGATCCTGGGGAACCTGCAGCAGCTCCGGGGCCCCTTCGCAG GCTCCAGCTTGGGCATGGCCTCCAGCTCGGAGCCCACCAACCCCACCAGCAACCTGTCGACGGTGGCGGTGCTGCCGGTGTGCGACGACGTGCCCACGGCCGCCTTCACCCTGGAGCTCAAGCACGCGCTCAACGCCATCG GTCCTACGCTGCTCCTCACCAGCGATATCATCCGCGCCCGGCTTGGCTCATCGGCACTAGACAG CATCCACGAATACCGCCTGTCGGGCTGGCTGGCCCAGCAAGAAGACATCCACCGCATCGTGCTCTACCAAACCGACTGCACCCTGACGCCCTGGACCGTGCGCTGCATCCGGCAGGCGGACTGCATCCTCATCGTGGGGCTGGGAGAGCAGGAGCCGGCGCTGGGAGAG CTGGAGCAGATGCTGGAGAACACGGCCGTGCGCGCCCTGAAGCAGCTGATCCTGCTGCACCGCGAGGACGGCGCCAGCCCTTGCCGCACCGTCGAGTGGCTCAACATGCGCAGCTGGTGCTCTGGCCACCTGCACATCAAGTGTCCCCGGCGCGTCTtctcccgccgcagccccgccaaGCTG AGGGAGATGTACGAGAAAGTGTTTGAGAAAAACGCCGATCGGCACAGCGACTTCTCCCGCCTGGCGCGGGTGCTCACCGGCAACACCATCGCCCTGGTCCTGGGTGGAGGCGGCGCCAG GGGCTGCTCTCACATCGGGGTGATCAAGGCCATGGAGGAGGCGGGCATCCCCATCGACATGATCGGCGGCACCTCCATCGGCTCCTTCATCGGCGCGCTCTACGCCGAGGAGCGCAGCGCCGTGCGCACCAAGCAGCGGGCCCGCGAGTGGGCCAAG TGCATGAATTCAGTGTTCGAGACCGTCCTGGACCTCACCTATCCCATCACCTCCATGTTTTCGGGCTCGGCCTTCAACGCCAGCATCAATAAGGTTTTCCAGGATAAGCAGATCGAG GACCTGTGGCTGCCCTACTTCAACGTGACGACCGACATCACGGCCTCAGCCATGCGGGTGCACACGGACG GCAGCGTTTGGCGCTACGTCCGAGCCAGTGCGTCTTATACCCCCTACCTGCCTCCGCTCTGCGACCCCAAGGACGGCCACTGGCTCGTGGACGGCTGCTATGTTAACAATGTCCCAG GCTCGCTCTGGCGGTACGTGCGAGCCAGCATGACCCTTTCTGGGTACCTACCGCCACTCTGCGACCCCAAGGACGGCAACTTGCTGATGGACGGTGGTTACATCAACAACCTGCCAG CCGACATCGCCCGCAACATGGGCGCCAAGACGGTGATCGCCATCGACGTGGGCAGCCAGGACGAGACGGACCTGTGCAACTACGGCGACAGCCTCTCGGGTTGGTGGCTCCTCTGGAAACGCCTCAACCCTTGGGCCGAAAAAGTCAAG GTCCCCGACATGGCCGAGATCCAGTCGCGCCTGGCCTACGTGTCGTGCGTGCGGCAGCTGGAGGTGGTCAAGTCCAGCTCCTACTGCGAGTACATCCGGCCCCCCATCGACCGCTTCAAGACCATGGATTTCGGCAAGTTCGACGAGATCTAT GACGTGGGCTACCAGCACGGCAAGGTGGTCTTTGACGGCTGGAGCCGCGGCGACATCATCGAGAAGATGGTGAAGGACCGGCGCTCGGCCGACTTCTACGAGAGCAAGCGCATGGAC GTGCTGACGTGCCCCAGCGCCGGCTTCACGGACCTGGCGGAGATCGTGTCCCGCATCGAGCCCGCCAAGAGCTACCTGTCGGACGGTTACGCAGACG AGGAGTCCGACTACCTCACCGAGTACGAGGAAGAGGGGCCGGAGGTGGTGCGGGGCGAGGAGGAGGCCTTCGCCCCGGCCGAGTGGCCCGGGGCCTCCGAGACG GAGGACGAGAAGAGCCTGCGGCACCGGCTGAGCCCAGCACGGGAACCCTCCGCTCCCCAAGCCTGA